CGTTCGCCGCATCCTATTTGGACCAGCTGCGGGACAACTACGGGCAGACGCAAGCGAATCTGATGCCGCGCGAAGTCGACTCGCTCGGCCAGAATTTCTTCGCCACGCCGATGGGCCGCGTGCACCGGCAGTCGGTGATGTACCGCTCGGGTCCGGTCGCGATGACCGAAACGGCGCGCCGGATCGGCCTGAACTCCGCGCTCGAACTGCCGGGCATGACGGAGATCCGGATGAACAGCGACCACAGCTGGCTCCTGCCGCCGCAGGGAGATCCGGCCCCGCTGTCCGGCCGGTTCGAAACGCTGGAGCTGACCCAGCGCGTGATCCAAACGCTGGTCCGCGGCCTGCACAACCGCGACGGCGACCTGCATTTGACCGCGGTCGAGCCCGCCGTGCGCCGGCACGCCGAGCCGGACCTGGTATGGCAGGCGGCGTTGTCGTATATCTCAGCCGATCCGGAGCTGTCCGCGCTCGTGCGGACCGTGACCGACCGCAGCAGCTACACCGGCAAGGCGCACGACGTTCCGCTGCCGCCCGCCGCCCGTGCGCTGCTGACCATCGACGACAGCCGCGTGCATTACCACCTCGGTGAAGTCCAGCGCGCCGCCACCATGCACGCCGCCGACGCCGTCCTGGTCGCCGATACGCCGCTGGAGAACTTGATCGAGACGCTGCGTTCGACTGACGGTCCGGTCCCGCCGATCGAGGTCACCGGAACAGGGCCGGACGGGCGGGCGAACGCCACCGCCGCGGCGCGCCAGCTGGCCGGGAACCTCGCTGACGCGTTGGGTGCCGACGTGCTCGACCGCGTCCCGGTGAAGATCCGGGTGTCCGAAGGAGACGGACCGGTCCAGATCTCGTTCCGTCCCGCGCCAAGGGTGTTCCGCGGATTGGACGACGGTCCCGCGCCCGCGACACCTCGGCCCTGGGTGCACAACGGCCGCCCGGTCGGGGTGCACTATTCACCGTCCGATGTGTCCGTCTCTCCTGGACCGTCCTATCTGACCACCGATCCGGCAGCGGTCCGTGCGTTCACCGCGGAGTTGCGCACCAACGGCAGCGACCTTCCCGCCGACGCGGTCACCGTCCGGCTGTCGGCCGCCGAACACCCGACCGCGGACTACCTGCTCGACGGTACGGACCTGCTGCTCGAAGAGCTGGTGCGCACCGCGACGCACCGCTGGTGGTTCCGCCCGGTCCCGCCAGCCGGGCCGATCGCGCTGGGCGACCGGGACGGCACCGCCAAACTGCTCGGCTGGGTCCTCGCGGAACTCGGCCGCGGCGCCTCGGCCGCTTCCCTCGCCGAGGACGTCGCCCGGCACGAACGACCGGACCTGATCTGGACCGCGGCCCAGGAACTCGTCGCACTGTCTCCCCTCCGGTCTGCTCTCACCGAACAGCACGCCGCCCTGCACCTGCACGGCGTGCCCGACACCTTGCGGGGCAAGCCGAACGCCTCCGCAGTGCTCTCCGACCTGGCCGAAGCGACCCGCGACGGGGCCGACGTCGCCCGGATCGCCGAGGCCGTCGAGGTCCTGGACCGCCACGGCGCCCTCGACGCGGTTCTGAGCGTTCCAGGCGGCCGAGCGTTGCTGCTCGAAGAAATCGCCCGGATCGGCGACCGCCCGAACCCCGACCGTTACGCCCGGGACCTTGCCGCCACCGTCCAGAAGCTGACCGAGACGGACGCGGGCGCGTTCCGCACCGCACTGCGCGCCGCCCTCGACGGCCCAGGAACCCGACCGACGTTCCACCGGCTGAGCGTCGTCGGACTCGGCTGGCTGGACCGGTGGCACACGGCCGCGGCCATCCGCCGGTACCAGGCCGAGGAACGCGCCGCGTCCGCCCGCCAAGCCGCCGAACTGGCTGAGCTGGCAGAACTGGCCGCATCGGCGGAAGGAAGCCCCCGCGATGACTGAACGAAACCCGGTAAATTCGCCGGACACGAAGAAGGGACCAGCGATGTCCGAGGACCAGTGGGTGCTGCTGGTCGACCCGGCGTGGCATCCGGAGTCGACGGCCGACGGCGCCGAGGTCCCGAGCCCGCCGCCGCAGGCCGTGGTCGGCGGCTGGCTCGCGCGCGCGGACGGGTCCGTCAGCCGCTTCGAACCCAACCCGTCCTACGAACCGGCCGCGGAGGACTCCCCGACCGACCCGCTGGACGCCGTGCTCCGCCTGAGCGCCCGCGACGAGGCGGATTTCGACCAACTGGCCGCCGTCTTCCGCGAATCGGCCTTCGCCGTGGCCGTCGACACCGACAAAGCCCCGCTCATCGCGCCGTCGCCGGACAACATCCCGTGTCTGCTCGTCACGACCGCCCCGGCACACCGCCGCCGGGTCCGCGCGGCTGGCTGGCGCCCGGCCGGTCCCGTCGACCTGGTCCGCCTCCTCAACGAGTACGACGGCGTCGATCTGTTGCTCAACCCCGGAGCGCCGGGATGCCTCCGGCTGCTGGCCGACAGCGTCGAGGAAATCATGCGCTGACCAGCACCTCAGCGATCCAGTCGGCCATGTAGTCGGTGCCCAGCGACATGTTGCCGATCTGGCAGTGCTGCTCCCCGCCCTCGTCCGCGGTGAACCGGCGCAGTTCCCAGCGCGCACTGTTCACGCACCCCTCGTACGTGGACCACGCGTCGGAGACCGGGATCTGCTGGTCTTCCTCGCCGTGCGTGATCAGGATCGGCTGGGTGATCCGGTCCAGGATTCCGCGCAGGTGGAAGTCGCGCGTCGCCTCGACGCACTCCTCGATCGAACTCGTCCCGAACACCCACATCAGATGGTTGACCAGGTGCGGCACCGACGGCTGCGCGCCGCTCCCGGCGACCCGGTTGCGCAGGCGGGCGGCGAAGTCGTAGTTCGCTCCCCAGCAGACCCCGAGCTTGAACCGCGGCTCGAAGGCGAGCGCCCGGGCGGCGTGGTGTCCGCTGCGGGGGCCCGGCTGGCCCCCGAATGAGTCCTGTCATGAGGGCTCGCGTGCAGGGTCGGCTGGAACCGCCGGTCGGTGTTGATTCAGGCGCACCCAGGCCGCAAAAACCCCGACTCGCA
The nucleotide sequence above comes from Amycolatopsis sp. AA4. Encoded proteins:
- a CDS encoding type VII secretion system-associated protein, translating into MTERNPVNSPDTKKGPAMSEDQWVLLVDPAWHPESTADGAEVPSPPPQAVVGGWLARADGSVSRFEPNPSYEPAAEDSPTDPLDAVLRLSARDEADFDQLAAVFRESAFAVAVDTDKAPLIAPSPDNIPCLLVTTAPAHRRRVRAAGWRPAGPVDLVRLLNEYDGVDLLLNPGAPGCLRLLADSVEEIMR
- a CDS encoding S9 family peptidase, with product MPHLVNHLMWVFGTSSIEECVEATRDFHLRGILDRITQPILITHGEEDQQIPVSDAWSTYEGCVNSARWELRRFTADEGGEQHCQIGNMSLGTDYMADWIAEVLVSA